A region from the Mercenaria mercenaria strain notata chromosome 7, MADL_Memer_1, whole genome shotgun sequence genome encodes:
- the LOC123553964 gene encoding toll-like receptor 4 — translation MNWAFIFVLLHFWITSSQQMTYFRRSADTEITNGYFWNKTQERDGKDQKDFKDQLFRKKNVYCKTVKIDSYTVLNCSHHNLTYIPRIGFKIDRLVFGYNNLKNVTSHTFENISFPEYLITLELDYDNIENISTEAVDIFTNLNSLQISGNPFKFDNLKMFLGAITKLRSLRTLTLNALQKFAVKKDLFSMMEGTTITSLSLRYNKMNSFSMEMFTIFSRLTKLNLSFNDIFYLRLWNLPSLQALYLSDNNLRKFPQFCTTTNKNESYFPSLRFLNIGQNEISKLTRSNLNCIAGLHNLSISSNYISVIPNNLLVNTTISDLNLNNQNVRKFKIERYAFRSNSLLNLYIGYNANVDDVFESLDTFEYCSYLLRLGISNIKMTSSTSEVVYTLFAPLKKLLYFNCYACEINQDPKFFLANKPNLITADMSGSLIQTLTSESFKQNLALKKLRLQFNKLVHLPASALPVKLLKQLEIIDLSNNPFTCDCNLQWFIDWLNVPENKKKISTHHWNYNCANPEKWMNKPLAEVTFSYRECHPWNLWIWVGIVVGPCLLVAAITGLVVYRNRWNIKHYIYLLRKKKQYHLIQGDNYQYDAFVGYEANDSVWVRRRLIPVLEAEEGLKLCIHERDFQAGVFINDNIVQNINASQKVILILTNAFAQSGWCMFELKVAHSKQIEEETEVLVILLEKIDARNINHSLKVLMDTTTYIEWTEDVAGQQLFWTKLKDAMKK, via the exons ATGAATTGGGCCTTTATTTTTGTATTGCTACACTTTTGGATTACATCCTCTCAGCAGATGACATACTTTAGACGTTCCGCTGATACCGAGATAACCAATGGATATTTCTGGAACAAGACACAGGAGAGAGACGGAAAAGATCAAAAGGATTTCAAAGATCAACTGTTCAGAAAGAAAAATGTGTACTGTAAAACAGTGAAGATAGACAGTTACACTGTCCTAAATTGCAGTCATCATAATCTAACTTATATCCCAAGGATTGGTTTTAAGATCGACCGTCTTGTCTTTGGTTATAATAACTTAAAAAACGTCACATCACACACATTCGAAAATATAAGTTTCCCTGAATACCTTATTACATTAGAACTTGATTACGATAATATAGAAAACATTTCCACAGAGGCGGTCGACATATTCACAAATCTGAACAGCTTGCAAATCTCTGGCAATCCATTTAAATTTGATAACTTGAAAATGTTTCTGGGAGCAATAACAAAATTAAGAAGTCTAAGGACGCTGACATTAAATGCTTTACAGAAATTTGCAGTTAAAAAAGATCTGTTTTCAATGATGGAAGGAACTACTATTACTTCCCTGAGTCTGCGATACAATAAAATGAACTCGTTTTCAATGGAAATGTTTACTATCTTCAGTCGTCTGACCAAATTAAACTTgtcatttaatgatattttttatctAAGATTGTGGAATTTGCCAAGCCTTCAAGCTTTATATTTATCAGATAACAACTTACGTAAATTTCCACAATTTTGCACCACCACAAACAAAAACGAATCTTACTTTCCTAGTCTAAGGTTTCTAAACATCGGCCaaaatgaaatatctaaactTACCAGAAGCAATTTAAATTGCATAGCTGGACTTCACAACTTATCAATAAGCTCGAACTACATAAGCGTTATTCCAAACAACTTACTCGTGAATACAACCATTTCCGATCTtaatttaaataatcaaaatgtcCGCAAATTCAAAATTGAACGCTACGCTTTCAGATCAAATTCGCTGCTGAATTTGTATATAGGGTACAATGCAAATGTTGATGACGTATTTGAaagtcttgacacatttgaatACTGTTCATATTTATTACGTTTAGGTATAAGCAACATCAAAATGACGTCATCGACAAGTGAAGTAGTATATACTCTTTTTGCAccattaaagaaactgttatattTTAATTGCTATGCATGTGAAATAAATCAGGATCCAAAGTTCTTTCTTGCAAACAAACCGAATTTAATAACAGCTGACATGTCTGGCAGCTTGATTCAAACATTGACCAGCGAATCGTTTAAACAAAACCTAGCGCTAAAGAAGCTTAGGCTTCAGTTCAATAAACTTGTACATCTACCAGCATCAGCACTGCCTGTCAAACTATTAAAACAACTCGAAATCATTGATTTAAGTAACAATCCCTTTACGTGTGACTGTAACTTACAGTGGTTTATTGACTGGCTGAATGTAccagaaaataagaaaaagatcAGTACACACCATTGGAACTACAACTGTGCAAACCCTGAAAAATGGATGAACAAGCCTCTAGCTGAAGTAACATTTTCCTACAGAGAATGTCATCCCTGGAATCTTTGGATTTGGGTTGGGATCGTAGTAGGACCATGCCTGTTAGTTGCTGCTATCACGGGATTAGTTGTTTACAGGAATAGATggaatataaaacattatatatatttactgagGAAAAAGAAACAGTACCATTTAATCCAGGGAGATAACTATCAATATGATGCTTTTGTTGGATATGAGGCAAACGATTCTGTCTGGGTAAGACGCCGATTAATTCCAGTCCTAGAGGCTGAAGAAGGGCTGAAATTGTGTATCCACGAGCGCGACTTCCAAGCTGGTGTCTTTATTAATGATAACATTGTCCAAAACATCAATGCTAGTCAAAAGGTTATCCTTATTCTGACAAATGCCTTTGCACAAAGTGGTTGGTGCATGTTTGAATTGAAGGTTGCACATTCGAAGCAAATTGAGGAGGAAACAGAGGTATTGGTCATTCTCCTGGAGAAAATAGATGCTAGGAACATTAACCATTCTTTAAAG GTACTGATGGACACGaccacatatattgaatggacagAAGATGTGGCTGGTCAGCAATTATTTTGGACAAAATTGAAAGACGCTATGAAAAAATGA